One Chitinophaga sp. H8 DNA window includes the following coding sequences:
- a CDS encoding DUF1800 domain-containing protein has translation MPFIEEQLQAQHLAWRAGFGENLPVVTAWEKKRRKVVVDKVLIGGSKSTPESIKVIDETDLPDYRKLKGMTREEKRMVQQMNNQGIKDLNLAWINVMVKGAHALREKMSLFWHGHFACRTNNVLFAQQLITDIREHALGKLSDLLTVVSKSPAMLQFLNNQQNRKQHPNENFAREVMELFTLGRGNYTETDVKEAARAFTGWGYDEMGNFRFREKLHDTGEKTFLGKQGRYTGDDILKILLEQPQTARFITEKIYRYFVSDTLDENRIHTLADKFYNSGYDIRSLMREIFMSDWFYDPQYIGNRIKSPVELLVGIRKTIPMDFEQEEVMLLFQRVLGQTLFYPPNVAGWPGGRSWIDSSSLMFRMRVPQVVLYLQTFDVRAKEITPEMGDGGNYKMMLQVNDFLKRQYARKVNARINWEPYLQGYAAIPREKLATEIAGALLQKNTGISKSLLEKYADSTSRENYIKTVTIDVMSTPEYQLC, from the coding sequence ATGCCTTTCATAGAGGAACAATTACAAGCGCAACATCTTGCCTGGAGGGCTGGTTTTGGCGAAAACCTGCCGGTAGTTACTGCCTGGGAAAAGAAACGGCGCAAGGTAGTTGTAGATAAGGTGCTGATAGGAGGCTCGAAAAGTACCCCTGAATCCATAAAGGTGATCGATGAAACAGACCTGCCCGACTATAGAAAACTGAAAGGCATGACCCGCGAAGAAAAGCGGATGGTGCAGCAAATGAACAATCAGGGGATCAAAGACCTCAACCTGGCCTGGATCAATGTCATGGTAAAAGGAGCACATGCCTTACGCGAAAAGATGAGCTTATTCTGGCACGGACATTTTGCATGCCGCACCAATAATGTACTATTTGCACAACAACTGATTACCGATATCCGGGAACATGCGCTGGGCAAACTGAGCGATCTGCTGACAGTAGTATCCAAAAGCCCCGCCATGCTACAGTTCCTCAATAATCAACAAAACAGAAAACAACATCCCAACGAAAATTTCGCCCGCGAAGTCATGGAGCTGTTTACCCTGGGCAGAGGCAACTACACAGAAACAGATGTGAAAGAAGCGGCAAGGGCATTCACCGGATGGGGATATGATGAAATGGGGAACTTCCGCTTCCGCGAAAAACTACATGACACCGGTGAAAAGACATTCCTCGGAAAACAAGGCAGATATACAGGGGATGACATCCTTAAAATACTGCTGGAACAGCCACAAACGGCCCGCTTCATTACTGAAAAGATTTACCGGTATTTTGTAAGTGATACGTTGGATGAAAATAGAATTCACACACTGGCAGATAAATTTTATAATTCAGGCTATGATATCAGATCCCTGATGCGTGAAATCTTTATGTCCGACTGGTTTTACGATCCGCAATATATCGGCAACCGTATTAAATCTCCGGTAGAATTACTGGTAGGCATCCGTAAAACGATCCCAATGGATTTTGAGCAGGAGGAAGTGATGTTGTTATTCCAGCGCGTACTCGGACAAACATTATTTTATCCGCCTAATGTGGCTGGCTGGCCCGGTGGACGTAGCTGGATAGACAGCTCCAGCCTGATGTTCCGTATGCGTGTACCCCAGGTGGTATTATACTTGCAGACGTTCGATGTAAGGGCTAAAGAAATTACACCCGAAATGGGGGATGGTGGTAATTATAAAATGATGCTGCAGGTGAATGATTTTTTGAAAAGACAATATGCGAGGAAAGTAAATGCACGCATCAACTGGGAACCTTATCTGCAAGGCTATGCAGCTATTCCCCGTGAAAAGCTGGCTACTGAAATAGCAGGGGCATTATTGCAGAAGAATACCGGGATCAGTAAAAGCCTGTTGGAGAAATATGCAGATAGTACCAGTAGGGAAAATTATATCAAGACAGTAACAATAGATGTGATGAGCACACCGGAGTACCAGCTGTGTTAA
- a CDS encoding NTP transferase domain-containing protein produces the protein MISDNKQARLKGLILCGGKSTRMQQDKSQLAYHGQPHWQYLLQLLQEFVPEVYLSCRQEQAAQFREYPHIITDSVDGAGPSAGLLSAHAAQPDVAWLVLACDLPLISRQSLAALLQARNPLKAATSFNSHFNNSPEPLIAIWEPAALAVLQQNFATGKNCPRKTLLGCDVLVLENVNVMEQFNANTPAEMQEALQQLTDAPPPIPPHPQNTPSSR, from the coding sequence ATGATTTCGGACAATAAACAGGCCCGTTTAAAAGGATTGATATTATGTGGCGGTAAAAGCACCCGTATGCAACAGGATAAAAGCCAGCTGGCTTATCATGGGCAACCGCATTGGCAATATCTGCTACAGTTATTACAGGAATTTGTGCCGGAAGTATATTTATCCTGCCGGCAGGAGCAGGCAGCGCAATTCCGGGAGTATCCGCATATCATTACAGACAGTGTTGACGGAGCAGGCCCATCAGCCGGATTGTTAAGTGCACATGCTGCCCAACCGGATGTTGCATGGCTGGTATTGGCCTGCGATCTGCCATTGATCAGCCGGCAGAGTCTGGCCGCTTTACTCCAGGCGCGCAATCCACTAAAAGCAGCCACTTCCTTTAATTCTCATTTCAATAATTCTCCCGAACCTTTAATCGCTATCTGGGAACCTGCTGCATTAGCAGTATTGCAACAAAACTTTGCAACAGGTAAAAACTGTCCCCGGAAAACTTTATTGGGATGTGATGTACTGGTATTGGAAAATGTGAATGTGATGGAACAATTTAATGCGAATACACCAGCTGAAATGCAGGAAGCGCTGCAACAGCTTACGGATGCGCCGCCACCCATACCGCCCCATCCTCAAAATACTCCTTCTTCCAGATAG
- a CDS encoding DUF7009 family protein, whose translation MKIRIKGNSIRYRLDKTDIEVLQELNKVEEMTHIGDHALHFCIRAREIPESAIRMENNGVHLSVPLLQITQWTTTDQVGFNLELPNPDGSILKILVEKDFKCLTERDEDDSQAFDNPLAGESC comes from the coding sequence ATGAAAATCAGGATAAAAGGTAATAGTATCCGCTACCGGCTCGACAAAACTGATATCGAAGTATTGCAGGAGCTCAACAAAGTAGAGGAGATGACCCATATAGGTGATCATGCACTTCATTTCTGCATCCGCGCCAGGGAAATTCCGGAGTCTGCTATCAGGATGGAAAATAATGGCGTTCATTTATCTGTTCCCCTTCTCCAGATCACCCAATGGACTACCACCGATCAGGTAGGATTTAACCTGGAGCTTCCTAATCCGGATGGCTCCATATTAAAGATTCTGGTAGAGAAAGACTTTAAATGTTTAACCGAACGTGATGAAGACGATAGCCAGGCGTTCGACAATCCACTAGCTGGCGAATCCTGCTAA
- a CDS encoding GNAT family N-acetyltransferase: protein MQQLLRNGQELVIRPATLEDAPALLDNLRIMTRETDFLLFSPEEAMAIDLAAERAFIQSYLDHPNHLLLLALVEGKVVGSVTVNQGYFAKQAHRGEFGIGVQHAYWNMGIGRRLITATLRWATTHPQLEILHFSAFANNEKAIQLYRNFDFQEHGRIPQGIRHKDGSYVDLVVMSRRVK from the coding sequence ATGCAACAGCTATTACGTAACGGACAGGAGCTGGTGATCCGGCCAGCCACCTTAGAAGATGCACCTGCCCTACTGGATAACTTAAGGATCATGACCCGGGAAACCGATTTCCTGTTGTTTTCCCCGGAGGAAGCAATGGCGATAGACCTGGCGGCTGAAAGGGCTTTTATCCAGTCTTACCTGGATCACCCTAATCATTTATTGCTACTGGCATTGGTAGAGGGGAAGGTAGTAGGATCAGTGACTGTAAATCAAGGCTATTTTGCCAAGCAGGCACATAGGGGAGAATTTGGGATTGGTGTCCAGCATGCTTACTGGAACATGGGGATTGGCCGGCGTTTGATAACAGCTACGTTACGATGGGCCACCACACATCCACAATTGGAAATCCTGCATTTTTCCGCATTTGCTAACAATGAAAAAGCGATTCAGCTATATCGCAATTTTGATTTTCAGGAACATGGCCGCATCCCTCAGGGCATCCGGCATAAGGATGGTAGCTATGTAGATCTGGTGGTAATGTCCAGGCGGGTGAAATAA
- the moaA gene encoding GTP 3',8-cyclase MoaA, which yields MHMLTDAHNRTINYIRIAVTDRCNLRCNYCMPENMHFMKRAALLTFEEIVRLMQLLSTAGINKIRITGGEPFLRQDLLQLLYKLSALPGIENIAITTNGVLTQSFIPQLQDMGIRHINLSLDTLQEKKFERITHRNEFITVMQTLESLVKHNMQVKINTVVMQQVNTDELLDFAALTQQYPVAVRFIEEMPFNGQGNSFSGIIWNYEKILDTLRTKYTLHKIPDPPYATALNYHIPGHLGSIGVIPAFSRTFCGTCNRIRVTPTGGLKTCLYGQDALNVRDLMRQGMNDADLLLQIQTAIHQRFANGFEAAAHNHHSKMESMSVIGG from the coding sequence ATGCACATGCTCACAGATGCACATAACCGGACGATCAACTACATCAGAATTGCAGTAACAGACCGCTGCAACCTGCGGTGTAACTATTGCATGCCGGAAAACATGCATTTCATGAAAAGAGCGGCGCTGCTTACTTTTGAAGAGATAGTACGTCTGATGCAGCTCTTAAGTACAGCAGGTATAAATAAAATCCGTATTACCGGCGGTGAACCTTTTCTCCGCCAGGATCTGTTGCAATTACTTTATAAACTATCCGCTTTACCTGGTATAGAAAACATCGCCATTACCACCAATGGTGTACTCACGCAATCTTTCATTCCTCAGCTGCAGGACATGGGCATCCGGCATATCAATCTAAGTCTGGATACACTACAGGAAAAGAAATTTGAACGCATTACGCACCGCAATGAATTTATCACAGTGATGCAAACACTGGAAAGCCTGGTAAAACATAATATGCAGGTGAAAATAAATACGGTGGTGATGCAACAAGTGAATACCGATGAGCTACTTGATTTTGCAGCACTTACCCAGCAATACCCTGTTGCAGTAAGGTTCATAGAAGAAATGCCTTTTAATGGACAAGGGAATAGTTTCTCCGGCATTATATGGAACTATGAAAAAATACTGGACACACTCCGCACAAAATATACACTTCATAAAATACCCGATCCTCCCTATGCTACTGCATTGAACTACCATATTCCCGGGCACCTGGGAAGTATTGGTGTGATCCCTGCCTTCAGCCGCACCTTCTGCGGAACCTGCAACCGCATCCGGGTAACCCCTACCGGTGGCCTTAAAACCTGCCTGTATGGACAAGATGCCCTGAATGTAAGAGATCTGATGCGCCAGGGTATGAACGATGCTGATCTGCTATTGCAAATACAAACGGCCATTCATCAACGTTTTGCCAATGGCTTTGAAGCTGCGGCACATAATCACCATAGCAAAATGGAAAGCATGTCTGTAATAGGGGGGTAA
- the serS gene encoding serine--tRNA ligase has product MLQVPFIRQNKALVLERLALKHFKELEVVEEVLALDDKRKKLTLDYDETQARVNSLSKEIGKLMAQGQKDEAESKKSEVSELKQQLQPINDELNTTEKLLHNTLVKLPNLPAASVPPGKTPEENVEVRGGGTIPALHANAVPHWDLVKQYDLIDFELGNKITGNGFPVYKNRGARLQRALIQYFLDYNTNNGYVEFAPPYMVNETSAYGTGQLPDKEGQMYHATVDNLYLIPTAEVPVTNIYRDEILKDSDLPIKMTAYTPCFRREAGSYGKDVRGLNRVHQFDKVEIVQLVHPEKSYDVLEEMVAHVEALIQSLQLPYRILRLCGGDMGFASALTYDFEVYSTAQQKWLEVSSVSNFETYQTNRMKIRYKDGNGKPQLVHSLNGSSLALPRILACLLENNQAEDGIHIPPVLQSYFGAGKIS; this is encoded by the coding sequence ATGTTACAGGTTCCGTTTATTCGTCAAAACAAAGCATTGGTACTGGAACGCCTGGCCCTTAAACACTTTAAAGAACTGGAAGTGGTAGAAGAGGTGCTGGCGCTGGATGACAAGCGTAAGAAGTTAACGCTGGATTATGATGAAACTCAAGCCAGGGTAAACTCGCTTTCCAAAGAAATTGGTAAGCTGATGGCACAAGGGCAGAAAGACGAAGCGGAATCAAAGAAATCGGAAGTGAGTGAATTGAAGCAGCAGCTACAACCTATTAATGATGAGCTGAATACTACGGAGAAATTGTTGCACAATACCCTGGTGAAGCTGCCCAACCTGCCTGCTGCGAGCGTACCTCCCGGCAAAACTCCGGAAGAGAATGTGGAAGTGCGTGGTGGTGGTACCATCCCGGCCTTACATGCTAATGCAGTGCCTCACTGGGACCTCGTAAAGCAATATGATCTGATAGATTTTGAACTGGGCAATAAGATTACAGGTAATGGGTTTCCGGTTTATAAAAACAGGGGTGCCCGCTTACAACGCGCATTGATCCAGTATTTCCTGGATTATAATACCAACAATGGCTATGTAGAGTTTGCACCGCCTTATATGGTGAATGAAACTTCAGCTTATGGTACAGGACAGCTGCCGGATAAAGAAGGACAGATGTATCATGCTACAGTAGACAACCTGTACCTGATACCTACTGCAGAAGTACCGGTGACCAATATCTACCGGGATGAAATATTGAAAGATAGCGACCTGCCCATAAAAATGACCGCTTATACCCCTTGTTTCCGCAGGGAAGCTGGCTCTTACGGAAAAGACGTGCGTGGATTAAACCGGGTGCACCAGTTTGATAAAGTAGAGATCGTACAACTGGTACATCCTGAAAAATCATACGATGTACTGGAGGAGATGGTGGCACATGTGGAAGCGCTCATACAATCCCTGCAGTTACCTTACCGCATTTTAAGACTTTGCGGTGGTGACATGGGCTTTGCATCTGCGCTGACCTATGATTTTGAGGTATACAGTACAGCACAGCAGAAATGGCTGGAAGTAAGCTCTGTGTCTAACTTTGAAACCTACCAGACCAACCGTATGAAAATCCGTTACAAAGACGGCAATGGTAAACCGCAACTGGTACATTCCCTGAATGGCAGTTCCCTGGCATTACCGCGCATACTGGCTTGTTTGCTGGAGAATAACCAGGCGGAAGATGGTATACATATACCTCCGGTATTGCAATCCTATTTTGGAGCGGGTAAGATCAGTTAA
- a CDS encoding molybdopterin molybdotransferase MoeA, with protein MMLNVTAAFSAVMNTVRDFGTEQVPFDTAVGRVLRETIYADRPFPPFNRVMMDGIAISYDSFAKGQLIFGVEDMQAAGMSRKQLGNTANCMEVMTGAVLPELTDTVIPYEHLHEDEHEGFRRFTIEKEVRQGQNIHLLGSDAPAGKALITAGTQIGAAEIAVLATVGHALVTVSKRPRVVVIATGDELVPVTTVPEAHQIRLSNLYSIGAALQGLGITAQYLHLADNAGAMETHLQELLRDTDVWICSGAVSAGKYDHLPQVLHQLGMRQIFHKVQQRPGKPFLFGVFEKGPAVFALPGNPVSGFMCYYRYVQPWLQAGMRQNAAPPLYALLGEDVLFDKPLEYYLPVKLQSLPSGQWEALPQTYHGSGDLAGLLLADAFMALPAEQEIFKKGSSFPVWRFR; from the coding sequence ATGATGCTGAATGTAACTGCTGCTTTTTCTGCTGTCATGAATACGGTGCGTGATTTTGGTACAGAACAGGTACCTTTTGATACTGCAGTAGGGCGTGTATTGCGGGAAACCATTTACGCCGACCGCCCCTTCCCGCCGTTCAACCGGGTAATGATGGATGGTATAGCGATCAGTTATGACAGTTTTGCGAAAGGACAACTCATTTTTGGGGTGGAGGATATGCAGGCGGCAGGTATGTCCCGTAAACAGCTGGGAAATACCGCCAATTGTATGGAAGTGATGACAGGAGCTGTATTGCCGGAGCTGACAGATACTGTCATCCCTTATGAGCATTTGCATGAAGATGAACACGAAGGCTTTCGCCGGTTTACCATTGAAAAAGAAGTACGCCAGGGACAAAATATCCACCTGCTGGGTTCGGATGCGCCGGCAGGGAAAGCGCTGATAACAGCGGGTACACAGATAGGTGCTGCAGAGATAGCCGTATTGGCTACTGTAGGACATGCACTGGTAACAGTCAGCAAACGGCCCCGGGTAGTGGTCATTGCTACAGGCGACGAGCTGGTACCGGTTACTACGGTGCCGGAAGCGCACCAGATACGGTTATCCAATTTATATAGCATAGGGGCTGCTTTACAAGGCCTGGGGATTACTGCACAATATTTACACCTGGCGGATAATGCAGGGGCGATGGAAACGCATCTGCAGGAATTACTGCGGGATACAGATGTATGGATCTGCTCTGGTGCAGTTTCTGCTGGCAAATATGATCATCTGCCACAGGTATTACATCAACTGGGTATGCGGCAGATCTTTCATAAAGTACAACAGAGACCGGGAAAACCTTTCCTGTTTGGTGTTTTCGAAAAAGGACCGGCTGTATTTGCATTACCGGGTAATCCTGTATCCGGATTTATGTGCTATTACCGTTACGTACAGCCCTGGCTGCAGGCAGGAATGAGGCAAAATGCTGCGCCGCCACTATACGCCCTGCTTGGGGAAGATGTATTGTTTGATAAACCTTTGGAATATTATTTGCCTGTAAAGCTACAGAGCCTGCCTTCCGGGCAATGGGAAGCATTACCCCAAACGTATCATGGCTCCGGCGACCTGGCAGGATTGTTGTTGGCTGATGCTTTTATGGCCCTGCCGGCAGAGCAGGAGATATTTAAGAAAGGAAGTAGTTTCCCCGTATGGCGATTCCGGTAG
- the moaC gene encoding cyclic pyranopterin monophosphate synthase MoaC: MQNDISTSGFTHLDQSHQPAMVDVGDKAATVRVAVAESRVFLPPVVRSQFAGDDIVTKKGAVFQTAIIAGIMAAKKTPDLIPLCHTLLLDNCQVHITLEQEEAVIRCTVKTTGKTGVEMEALTGASIAALTIYDMCKAFTHDMIIRQTKLISKSGGKHDFGQ, from the coding sequence ATGCAAAATGATATCAGCACTTCCGGATTTACCCACCTTGACCAGTCGCATCAGCCCGCTATGGTAGATGTAGGAGATAAGGCGGCTACTGTACGTGTAGCCGTGGCAGAAAGCCGGGTATTTTTGCCACCGGTAGTACGCTCACAGTTTGCCGGTGATGATATTGTCACAAAAAAGGGCGCCGTATTTCAGACGGCCATCATTGCAGGGATTATGGCAGCTAAAAAAACACCGGACCTGATTCCTTTGTGCCATACTTTACTGCTCGATAACTGCCAGGTACACATTACCCTGGAGCAGGAAGAAGCTGTTATCCGGTGTACTGTTAAAACGACCGGCAAAACGGGAGTAGAAATGGAAGCCCTTACCGGCGCCAGCATAGCGGCATTAACCATCTACGACATGTGTAAAGCATTTACACATGACATGATCATCCGGCAAACAAAACTGATCAGTAAAAGCGGAGGGAAACATGATTTCGGACAATAA
- a CDS encoding HesA/MoeB/ThiF family protein, giving the protein MERYDRQLKLEGFGKEKQQLLVDARVLVIGAGGLGVPVLQYITAMGIGYIGVVEHDTIAITNLQRQVLYTTGDEGKSKVHIAVSRLQQLNPEIEFTTYDTFLTPENALAVIRDYDVVVDCSDNFGTRYLVNDACVILQKPFIYGAIYKYEGQVSVFNYKGSATYRCLFPEPPLAGDMLNCSAIGVLGVLPGIVGCYQANEVVKVITGIGTPLSNQLLTIDTLHNVHHTFTVNPVPGNHAIRTLQENYGQDVCEVTGVQSISVEELQLWLDTGKDFRFVDVREAHEWDICHIPQAVHIPMRKVMDVMELAPRQQPVALLCHHGMRSRAVAQQLVAAGFTKVYNVEGGIHAWAHEIDDQMDTY; this is encoded by the coding sequence ATGGAACGATATGACCGGCAGCTAAAGCTGGAAGGATTTGGCAAAGAAAAGCAACAGCTACTGGTGGATGCGAGAGTGTTGGTAATAGGTGCAGGAGGACTGGGAGTACCTGTGTTGCAATATATAACGGCAATGGGCATAGGATATATTGGTGTAGTAGAGCATGATACGATTGCTATTACCAATCTTCAACGGCAAGTGCTGTATACCACTGGTGACGAAGGAAAATCAAAAGTACACATCGCCGTAAGCCGCCTGCAGCAATTGAATCCCGAAATCGAGTTTACCACATATGATACTTTCCTTACACCGGAAAATGCATTGGCAGTCATCCGTGATTATGATGTCGTGGTAGATTGCTCTGACAACTTCGGTACCCGTTATCTGGTAAATGATGCCTGCGTAATACTGCAAAAGCCATTCATTTATGGGGCTATCTATAAATACGAAGGACAGGTAAGTGTGTTTAACTATAAAGGAAGTGCTACTTACCGCTGTTTGTTTCCGGAACCTCCATTGGCAGGTGATATGCTGAACTGTAGTGCGATAGGGGTTTTAGGTGTATTGCCAGGTATAGTTGGATGTTACCAGGCTAATGAAGTAGTAAAAGTAATTACAGGCATTGGTACACCGCTAAGCAACCAGCTATTAACGATAGATACGCTCCATAATGTACATCATACTTTCACGGTCAATCCCGTTCCGGGTAATCACGCTATCCGGACACTGCAGGAAAACTATGGGCAGGATGTGTGTGAAGTGACCGGTGTGCAGAGCATTTCTGTAGAAGAATTGCAGCTCTGGTTGGACACGGGAAAAGATTTCCGGTTTGTAGATGTGAGAGAAGCGCATGAATGGGATATCTGTCATATTCCGCAGGCAGTACATATTCCTATGCGTAAGGTAATGGATGTGATGGAACTGGCACCACGCCAGCAGCCGGTAGCGTTGTTGTGCCATCATGGGATGCGCAGCAGGGCGGTAGCGCAACAGTTGGTAGCAGCTGGGTTTACAAAGGTATATAATGTAGAAGGGGGCATTCATGCATGGGCGCATGAGATCGATGATCAGATGGACACCTACTGA
- the moaD gene encoding molybdopterin converting factor subunit 1 produces the protein MKVLLFGIVKDIVTAPVITVTEDITTVGDLKHWLFRQYPALQNLRSLMIAVNSAYAGNEQVLIPGDEVAVIPPVSGG, from the coding sequence ATGAAAGTATTGTTATTTGGGATTGTTAAAGACATTGTTACCGCACCGGTTATTACGGTGACGGAAGATATCACTACCGTAGGTGATCTGAAACATTGGCTGTTCCGGCAGTACCCTGCCCTGCAAAATCTGCGTTCATTAATGATAGCAGTCAACAGTGCCTATGCCGGTAACGAGCAGGTATTGATACCTGGAGATGAAGTAGCCGTGATTCCGCCGGTAAGCGGAGGGTGA
- a CDS encoding sulfite exporter TauE/SafE family protein, whose product MILELCIFFFFVALVYSSAGFGGGSSYLALMALWGIDFQLMKSTALLCNVAVVAGGVYHFYKNGHLPLKKAWQLSLVSVPLAFVGSYLPLKQQTFFLLLGVALTLAAVFMCYRLFFEKSYTVKEAGSEHPVRYGIIGGAIGLLSGMTGIGGGIYLAPVLRLGKYDTAKNIAGLSSCFILVNSLSGLLGQAAKREIIFQPAFAGPLLLSVIIGGQLGARLSAAVLKPRWVEAATAVLILYAGVRMLAR is encoded by the coding sequence ATGATCCTGGAACTCTGTATATTTTTCTTCTTCGTAGCGCTGGTATACTCTTCTGCCGGATTTGGCGGAGGCTCCAGTTACCTGGCATTGATGGCATTATGGGGTATTGATTTTCAGTTGATGAAATCTACTGCATTACTTTGCAACGTTGCCGTGGTAGCAGGTGGGGTATATCACTTTTATAAGAACGGGCATCTGCCTTTAAAGAAAGCCTGGCAACTCAGTCTGGTAAGTGTTCCCCTCGCTTTTGTAGGAAGTTACCTGCCCTTAAAACAGCAAACCTTTTTTTTACTACTGGGTGTTGCGCTAACGCTGGCAGCAGTGTTTATGTGTTACCGCCTGTTTTTTGAAAAGTCATATACCGTCAAAGAAGCGGGTAGCGAACATCCGGTCAGATATGGTATTATTGGTGGGGCAATAGGCCTGCTTTCAGGTATGACAGGCATTGGAGGTGGTATTTACCTGGCACCCGTGCTGCGATTGGGGAAGTACGACACGGCTAAAAACATCGCTGGCTTAAGCAGTTGCTTTATTCTTGTTAACTCCTTATCCGGCCTGTTAGGACAGGCAGCAAAACGGGAAATCATTTTCCAACCAGCTTTTGCTGGTCCATTGTTATTGTCCGTCATCATCGGCGGACAACTAGGCGCCCGCTTAAGTGCTGCTGTACTAAAACCCCGTTGGGTAGAAGCCGCTACTGCGGTGTTGATATTATACGCCGGCGTGCGGATGCTGGCGAGATAG
- a CDS encoding molybdenum cofactor biosynthesis protein MoaE, producing MEELIKIDTEIEVEEAVSFVQSPDCGGIVTFIGTVRNETQQKKVTRLFFECYAPMALSEMRKIAQQAAQQWGVKKIALLHATGDKYPGDTVVVIAVAAPHRKAAFEACSYAIDTLKETVPIWKKEYFEDGAVWVAAHP from the coding sequence ATGGAGGAGCTTATAAAAATAGATACGGAGATTGAGGTGGAAGAGGCCGTCAGTTTTGTACAGTCGCCGGATTGTGGAGGTATTGTCACCTTCATTGGTACCGTACGCAATGAAACACAGCAAAAAAAAGTAACACGGCTCTTCTTTGAATGTTATGCTCCTATGGCCCTCTCCGAGATGCGTAAAATAGCACAACAGGCAGCTCAGCAATGGGGCGTAAAAAAGATAGCGCTATTGCATGCTACAGGTGATAAATACCCCGGTGATACCGTGGTGGTGATTGCAGTGGCGGCTCCCCATCGAAAGGCTGCTTTTGAAGCTTGTTCTTATGCAATTGATACATTAAAGGAAACTGTACCTATCTGGAAGAAGGAGTATTTTGAGGATGGGGCGGTATGGGTGGCGGCGCATCCGTAA